In Aspergillus oryzae RIB40 DNA, chromosome 6, one genomic interval encodes:
- a CDS encoding uncharacterized protein (predicted protein) produces MAPVEIGQPVFGVDSPKPTSQSPSLYDHTLITTDFDALKFHAAASLQLQFGHAHETAALQSDLLITSPYNDPKHLLDLKTLDTPNQLLAKALTILRPIRDDYATAPYTESFNWQAVFNFLRDLAQTNGYRWETQHFYVVVFRSRLQADIDKQRLHDLDAYSHQEAVASGGLLKYWFGTKDGERRNLATCLWRSRNDARLGGTGPWHKKARGAARDMYEDITFTTLKLVIEDDVRSWRITDWTEEDE; encoded by the exons ATGGCGCCAGTGGAAATAGGCCAACCGGTCTTCGGCGTAGACAGCCCAAAACCCACATCCCAGTCTCCATCTCTGTACGACCACACCCTAATCACCACCGACTTCGATGCCCTCAAATTCCACGCCGCAGCGTCCCTCCAGCTTCAATTCGGCCATGCCCATGAAACAGCAGCACTACAAAGTGACCTCCTAATCACATCACCGTACAACGATCCCAAACACCTCTTGGATCTCAAAACTCTCGATACACCCAACCAATTGCTCGCCAAAGCCCTCACCATTCTCAGACCCATCCGTGATGACTACGCCACGGCGCCATACACGGAATCCTTCAATTGGCAAGCCGTGTTTAACTTCCTGCGTGATTTAGCCCAGACGAATGGGTATCGGTGGGAGACGCAGCATTTCTACGTCGTTGTATTCCGGTCCCGGCTCCAGGCGGACATCGATAAACAGCGATTACATGATTTGGATGCCTATTCGCATCAGGAGGCTGTTGCTAGTGGGGGGTTGTTGAAGTATTGGTTTGGGACgaaggatggggagaggaggaatttGGCTACTT GTCTCTGGCGTAGTCGCAATGATGCCAGGTTGGGAGGTACCGGGCCTTGGCATAAGAAGGCACGCGGTGCTGCACGAGATATGTATGAGGATATCACATTTACGACACTCAAATTGGTCATTGAAGATGATGTGAGGTCGTGGAGGATTACGGATTGgacagaggaggatgaaTGA
- a CDS encoding U4/U6-U5 snRNP complex subunit PRP31 (mRNA splicing factor PRP31) yields the protein MSTAEELLRDFESDDEDFQAGEGVEEDVDEEQQHLQKAGSEVTNEFEVALSTGDELTRLHKLLRDHYSVRFPELETLVTSPIDYAKTVAILKNGPLNDIKALSSSADNMVGEPLKSILDGPSLMVVSVEGTTTRGREMTESELKVVLDTCERILKLDRERRALTESIQSRITQIAPNLAALIGPETAAQFLNQTGGLRELAKIPACNLGAQGNKRTEGLGFATNIGVRSRGFLYNSPLIQEVPDDLKRQAIRIVSAKMVLATRADVSNFSPDGSLGEDLKQQCFTRLEKLTEPPPNSGVKALPAPDDKPARKRGGRRARKAKEAVAMTDMRKAQNRMAFGKEEAEVGYGTGEGTVGLGMLGQQNDGRIRSTQIDNRTRAKLSKSNKGWGTATPASGTASSLRAFSSGVGGTASVLQAKGLRSSGIGTSLGGSGTASTIAFTPVQGLELVDPKVQAELSRKRKAEEDRWFKSGTFTQVGGSQSNNNSSQKDNGGFKVPPIPPQKKVDTGEGKMGPPPLPLKR from the coding sequence ATGTCTActgctgaggagcttttgAGGGATTTTGAATCGGACGACGAGGACTTCCAGGCGGGCGAGGGAGtcgaggaagatgtggaCGAAGAGCAGCAGCACTTACAAAAAGCTGGCTCTGAGGTCACCAATGAGTTCGAGGTCGCCCTCTCCACCGGTGACGAGCTTACTCGCCTACACAAACTTTTGCGCGACCACTACTCGGTCAGATTTCCAGAATTAGAAACCCTTGTTACGAGTCCGATCGATTATGCCAAGACAGTCGCTATCTTGAAAAATGGCCCGCTCAACGATATCAAAgctctctcctcctccgcggACAATATGGTCGGCGAACCGCTCAAGTCTATTTTGGATGGCCCCTCTTTGATGGTCGTTTCTGTGGAGGGTACCACCACCCGAGGACGTGAAATGACCGAGTCGGAGTTGAAGGTGGTGCTGGATACATGCGAGAGGATTTTGAAGTTGGATCGAGAGCGCAGGGCTCTTACAGAAAGCATCCAATCTCGCATTACGCAGATCGCCCCAAATCTAGCAGCTTTGATCGGACCTGAAACAGCAGCTCAGTTCCTTAATCAGACCGGAGGACTACGTGAACTTGCTAAGATCCCGGCGTGCAACCTGGGTGCTCAAGGCAATAAGAGAACCGAAGGGCTAGGCTTCGCTACGAATATTGGTGTTAGATCTCGAGGATTCCTCTACAATTCGCCACTGATACAGGAGGTTCCGGATGACCTGAAGCGCCAGGCGATCCGTATTGTCTCGGCTAAGATGGTCCTTGCTACCCGTGCGGACGTATCTAACTTCAGCCCCGATGGATCGCTGGGCGAAGATTTGAAACAGCAATGTTTTACACGGCTAGAGAAGCTGACTGAACCTCCCCCGAATTCTGGAGTGAAGGCCCTCCCCGCTCCCGATGACAAGCCGGCCCGCAAGCGAGGTGGTAGGAGGGCTAGAAAGGCCAAGGAGGCAGTTGCTATGACAGATATGCGCAAGGCCCAGAACCGGATGGCCTTCGGTaaggaagaagcggaagtCGGTTACGGCACGGGTGAAGGGACAGTTGGATTGGGAATGCTCGGTCAGCAGAATGATGGACGGATTCGATCAACCCAGATCGACAACAGAACTCGAGCGAAACTCAGCAAGTCGAACAAAGGCTGGGGAACCGCGACACCTGCTAGTGGCACGGCTTCCTCTCTCCGCGCGTTCAGTTCTGGGGTTGGAGGAACGGCAAGTGTTCTTCAAGCGAAAGGTCTTCGCTCTTCTGGCATTGGTACTTCACTGGGCGGCAGCGGTACGGCTAGTACCATTGCCTTTACGCCGGTGCAGGGACTTGAGCTCGTTGACCCTAAGGTGCAAGCAGAGTTGAGCCGCAAACGTAAGGCAGAGGAAGACCGATGGTTTAAGTCGGGTACTTTTACGCAGGTTGGCGGCAGCCAAAGCAACAATAACTCTTCCCAGAAGGATAATGGAGGTTTCAAAGTGCCACCAATTCCTCCACAGAAGAAGGTCGATACAGGTGAGGGTAAGATGGGCCCTCCGCCACTGCCCCTGAAGCGATAG
- the clf1 gene encoding putative cell cycle control protein (Cwf4) (cell cycle control protein (crooked neck)) — MESSRGPPRVKNKAAAPIQISAEQLLREAVDRQEPALQAPTQRFADLEELHEYQGRKRKEFEDYVRRNRINMNNWMRYAAWELEQKEFRRARSIFERALDVLPTSVPLWIRYIEAEMRNRNINHARNLLDRAVTILPRVDKLWYKYVYMEETLGNIPGTRQVFERWMSWEPEEGAWSAYIKLEKRYNEFERARNIFQRFTIVHPEPRNWIKWARFEEEYGTSDLVREVYGAGIEALGEDFMDEKLFIAYAKFEAKMKEYERARAIYKYALDRLPRSKSVTLHRAYTTFEKQFGDREGVEDVILSKRRVQYEEQLKENPRNYDIWFDFTRLEETSGDPERVRDTYERAIAQIPPSQEKRHWRRYIYLWIFYAIWEEMEAKDVERARQIYNECLKLIPHKKFTFAKIWLMKAQFEIRQMELQTARKTLGQAIGMCPKDKLFRGYIDLERQLFEFVRCRTLFEKQIEWNPSNSQSWIQFAELERGLDDSDRARAIFELGIEQPTLDMPELVWKSYIDFEEYEGEYDRVRQLYERLLEKTDHVKVWINYARFEINIPEDEEEEEEEEERPVSDEAKRRARAVFNRAHKVFKEKDLKEERVELLNAWRSFEHTHGSPEDIDKIERQMPRRVKKRRKLDDDRYEEYMDYVFPADDQSAANLSKLLQRAHAWKSGQA, encoded by the exons ATGGAGTCGTCTCGCGGCCCTCCCAGGGTCAAGAACAAGGCCGCCGCGCCGATCCAGATCTCAGCGGAACAGCTGCTTCGTGAGGCTGTTGACCGGCAGGAACCCGCGTTGCAGGCCCCGACGCAACGATTTGCCGATTTGGAAGAATTGCACGAGTACCAAGGTCGCAAGAGAAAGGAGTTCGAGGACTATGTTCGCCGAAACAGGATTAACATGAACAATTGGATGCGCTATGCAGCATGGGAACTTGAACAGAAAGAATTTCGCCGGGCGCGTTCTATCTTCGAGCGAGCGCTAGATGTTCTTCCAACTTCAGTACCGCTGTGGATCCGATACATCGAGGCGGAGATGCGAAATAGGAATATCAACCATGCGAGGAACTTGCTTGACCGTGCAGTGACGATCTTGCCCCGTGTCGATAAGCTCTGGTACAAGTATGTTTATATGGAAGAGACTTTGGGCAACATCCCTGGTACTCGGCAAGTCTTTGAGCGATGGATGTCATGGGAGCCGGAAGAGGGAGCCTGGAGTGCGTATATCAAGCTCGAGAAGCGGTACAATGAATTCGAGAGGGCGCGCAATATCTTCCAACGATTCACGATTGTTCATCCTGAACCGAGGAACTGGATCAAGTGGGCCCGATTCGAGGAGGAGTATGGGACTAGTGATTTGGTGAGAGAAGTCTACGGTGCAGGAATTGAAGCGCTGGGTGAAGACTTCATGGATGAAAAGCTTTTTATCGCCTATGCCAAGTTcgaggcgaagatgaaggagtATGAGCGTGCACGTGCTATCTACAAATATGCCCTGGACCGACTTCCTCGCTCTAAGTCCGTTACATTGCACAGAGCCTACACTACATTCGAGAAACAGTTTGGTGATAGGGAGGGCGTTGAGGACGTCATTCTTTCCAAGCGCCGAGTCCAGTACGAGGAGCAGCTCAAGGAAAACCCTCGGAACTACGACATTTGGTTTGACTTTACTCGCCTCGAAGAGACCTCCGGTGACCCTGAGCGGGTACGTGACACATACGAACGAGCCATTGCACAGATTCCTCCGTCACAGGAGAAGAGGCACTGGAGACGTTATATCTACCTCTGGATATTCTATGCCATCTGGGAAGAAATGGAAGCCAAAGACGTGGAACGCGCTCGGCAAATTTATAACGAATGCTTGAAGCTCATTCCACACAAAAAGTTCACATTTGCCAAGATATGGCTTATGAAAGCCCAGTTTGAAATTCGCCAGATGGAGCTCCAAACCGCTCGCAAGACATTAGGTCAGGCGATCGGCATGTGCCCCAAAGACAAGCTCTTCAGAGGCTACATCGATCTCGAGCGCCAGCTTTTCGAGTTTGTACGGTGCCGGACACTGTTCGAGAAGCAGATCGAGTGGAATCCCTCCAACAGTCAATCCTGGATTCAGTTTGCTGAGCTGGAACGGGGCCTAGATGATAGCGACCGTGCGCGGGCCATTTTTGAGCTAGGAATTGAGCAACCGACTCTGGATATGCCCGAGCTGGTGTGGAAGTCATACATCGATTTCGAGGAATACGAAGGCGAATATGACAGAGTCCGGCAGCTCTACGAGCGTCTTCTGGAGAAGACCGACCATGTCAAGGTGTGGATCAACTATGCCCGGTTCGAGATCAACATCCcggaagacgaggaggaagaagaagaggaggaggaacggCCAGTCAGCGACGAGGCCAAACGGCGCGCTCGGGCGGTCTTCAACCGCGCACACAAGGTgttcaaagaaaaggatCTCAAGGAAGAG CGTGTGGAACTCCTCAATGCCTGGCGGTCATTCGAACATACACATGGGTCCCCCGAGGACATCGACAAGATCGAGAGGCAGATGCCGCGTCGCGTCAAGAAGCGCCGCAAGTTGGACGACGACCGGTACGAGGAATACATGGATTATGTGTTCCCGGCCGACGATCAATCGGCGGCAAACCTGTCCAAGTTGCTGCAAAGAGCACATGCCTGGAAGTCGGGTCAGGCCTAA
- a CDS encoding GNAT family N-acetyltransferase (predicted protein), protein MQSTRLELVHLTIDHLPGYFSVKSDMEVVKWSSPGPLTSIQEAEEELLRDLSEDNRETFAILLRDDLDPKTIEEWQGPEAKDGSNALVPGGFVGFIGVYDLHHVAQVFYTIHRSAWGLGIATEALLAFTELFWILHPDHYRLLGRCDTENPASGRVLEKSGFEYYDFICADEFQPWMVPHARDSLRFVLAKPGYTFD, encoded by the coding sequence ATGCAATCAACCCGACTCGAGCTGGTCCATTTAACCATAGACCATTTACCAGGTTACTTCTCAGTGAAATCTGATATGGAAGTTGTAAAATGGAGCTCTCCCGGCCCATTGACCTCGAtacaagaagcagaagaagagctaTTACGAGACTTGTCGGAAGATAATCGCGAAACATTCGCAATTCTCCTCCGCGATGACCTTGACCCCAAGACAATTGAAGAGTGGCAAGGcccagaagccaaagatgGGAGCAATGCTCTCGTACCTGGAGGGTTTGTCGGCTTTATAGGCGTCTATGATCTTCATCACGTGGCTCAAGTCTTCTATACTATTCATCGATCTGCATGGGGGCTCGGAATTGCAACTGAAGCACTACTGGCGTTCACGGAGTTGTTCTGGATCCTTCACCCCGACCACTATCGGTTGCTGGGACGTTGTGATACTGAGAATCCGGCTTCGGGGAGGGTATTAGAGAAGTCGGGGTTTGAATACTATGATTTTATATGTGCGGATGAGTTTCAGCCGTGGATGGTACCTCATGCTCGAGATAGTTTGCGTTTTGTATTGGCTAAGCCGGGGTACACTTTTGATTAG